One Actinospica robiniae DSM 44927 genomic region harbors:
- a CDS encoding ATP-binding cassette domain-containing protein, whose protein sequence is MSADAGSAPAIVSFDHVTHWYGNVVAVNDISLELGPGVTGLLGPNGAGKSTILHLLSGFLSPSRGSVTIGGVSPWRNPAIFETVGLVPERDSVYAFLTAREFVVASAKLHKLADPKAAAERALEQVEMTAAADRPIQTYSKGMRQRAKVAAALVHDPKVLLLDEPFNGMDPRQRLHMMDLLRALGGAGRTILFSSHILEEVERLADTVQVVVAGRLAASGDYRTIRRLMTNRPHVFLLRSSDDRELARVLMASPAVQGVALTKEGLEVRASDHGTFTRGLAGSCRAAGIGLRELIPSDESLESVFAYLVGA, encoded by the coding sequence ATGTCCGCCGATGCCGGCTCCGCTCCGGCGATCGTCAGCTTCGACCACGTCACGCACTGGTACGGCAACGTGGTCGCCGTCAACGACATCTCCCTCGAGCTCGGCCCGGGCGTGACCGGCCTGCTCGGCCCGAACGGCGCGGGCAAGTCCACCATCCTGCACCTGCTCTCCGGCTTCCTCTCGCCCTCGCGCGGCTCGGTGACCATCGGCGGCGTCTCGCCGTGGCGCAACCCGGCGATCTTCGAGACCGTCGGCCTGGTGCCCGAGCGCGACTCGGTCTACGCGTTCCTGACGGCGCGTGAATTCGTCGTCGCCTCGGCGAAGCTGCACAAGCTGGCGGACCCGAAGGCCGCGGCCGAGCGGGCGCTGGAGCAGGTGGAGATGACCGCGGCCGCGGACCGGCCGATCCAGACGTACTCCAAGGGCATGCGGCAGCGGGCCAAGGTGGCCGCGGCGCTGGTGCACGACCCGAAGGTGCTGCTGCTGGACGAGCCGTTCAACGGCATGGACCCGCGCCAGCGGCTGCACATGATGGACCTGCTGCGCGCGCTCGGCGGCGCGGGCCGCACCATCCTGTTCTCCTCGCACATCCTGGAGGAGGTCGAGCGGCTCGCCGACACCGTGCAGGTGGTGGTGGCCGGGCGGCTGGCCGCCTCGGGCGACTACCGCACCATCAGGCGCCTGATGACCAACCGGCCGCACGTGTTCCTGTTGCGCAGCAGCGACGACCGGGAGCTGGCCAGGGTGCTGATGGCCAGCCCGGCGGTGCAGGGGGTGGCGCTGACCAAGGAGGGGCTGGAGGTGCGCGCGAGCGACCACGGCACCTTCACCCGCGGCCTGGCGGGCTCCTGCCGCGCCGCCGGGATCGGCCTGCGCGAGCTCATCCCGTCGGACGAGTCGCTCGAATCCGTGTTCGCCTACCTCGTGGGAGCCTGA
- a CDS encoding ABC transporter permease, which produces MFNSTVAWISFRALFGRRRALLFALPAAILVLITLALKGANGTVQDWPAIVLGRVGAGAVVPLTALLVGTSVLGSEIDDNSVLHLLATPVPRRAVILSKTAVSAAVTFLFAALPVLIAGVIAQSGVHALSVGCFLGATLGSVVYSCLFVMISAALRHPVIYALAYVALWEELISNLVSGAKYLSIEQWSLGLAHSVSKSGDLNAHLTITPSLVLAAIAVVVLLGYGTRRLSAFTVRAD; this is translated from the coding sequence ATGTTCAACTCCACTGTGGCCTGGATCTCCTTCCGGGCGCTGTTCGGACGGCGCCGGGCCCTGCTGTTCGCGCTGCCCGCGGCGATCCTGGTGCTGATCACGCTCGCGCTCAAGGGCGCCAACGGCACCGTGCAGGACTGGCCCGCGATCGTGCTGGGCCGGGTCGGCGCGGGCGCCGTGGTGCCGTTGACGGCGCTGCTGGTGGGCACTTCGGTGCTGGGCTCGGAGATCGACGACAACAGCGTGCTGCACCTGCTGGCCACGCCGGTGCCGCGGCGGGCGGTGATCCTGTCGAAGACGGCCGTCTCGGCCGCGGTGACCTTCCTGTTCGCGGCGCTGCCGGTGCTGATCGCCGGCGTCATCGCGCAGAGCGGCGTGCACGCGCTGTCCGTGGGCTGCTTCCTCGGCGCCACGCTCGGCTCGGTGGTCTACTCGTGCCTGTTCGTGATGATCTCGGCGGCGCTGCGCCACCCGGTGATCTACGCGCTGGCCTACGTGGCGCTGTGGGAGGAGCTGATCAGCAACCTGGTCAGCGGCGCGAAGTACCTCTCGATCGAGCAGTGGTCGCTCGGCCTCGCGCACTCGGTCTCGAAGAGTGGCGACTTGAACGCGCACCTGACCATCACCCCGTCGCTGGTGCTCGCCGCGATCGCGGTGGTCGTGCTGCTGGGCTACGGGACACGCCGGCTGAGCGCCTTCACGGTCCGGGCGGACTAG
- the glmM gene encoding phosphoglucosamine mutase — protein MARLFGTDGVRGTANREVTAELALDLSVAAAHVLAERGDFAGHRPKAVIGRDPRASGEFLEAAVAAGLASAGVDVVRLGVLPTPAVAYLAISLGADFGVMLSASHNPAPDNGIKFFARGGLKLADEVEDAIEARLGEPWQRPVGAGIGRITDLPDGVERYVDYLVATVPNRLDGLRLVLDTAHGAAAAAAPAALRRLGAEVVTIGDAPDGNNINHECGSTHLEALRAAVLEQGADLGVAHDGDADRILAVDHTGEVVDGDQIMAILALSLRERDALASDTVVATVMANLGFKIAMERAGLKVVQTAVGDRYVLEAMREGGFVLGGEQSGHIIMQEYATTGDGVLAGLHLLARVAESGKPLAELAAVMRKLPQVMVNVKDVDKSLLAASVELAAAVTEAEAELGANGRVLLRPSGTEPLVRVMVEAQTQDQAEQIAHRLAEAVRSALTVAEAA, from the coding sequence ATGGCCCGACTTTTCGGCACCGACGGAGTACGCGGCACGGCGAACCGCGAGGTCACCGCGGAGCTCGCGCTCGACCTCTCGGTCGCCGCGGCCCACGTGCTGGCCGAACGCGGCGACTTCGCCGGGCACCGGCCCAAGGCGGTCATCGGCCGGGACCCGCGGGCTTCGGGGGAGTTCCTGGAGGCGGCGGTGGCCGCGGGCCTGGCCTCGGCCGGCGTGGACGTGGTGCGGCTCGGCGTGCTGCCGACGCCGGCGGTGGCCTACCTGGCCATCTCGCTCGGCGCGGACTTCGGCGTGATGCTCTCGGCCAGCCACAACCCGGCGCCGGACAACGGCATCAAGTTCTTCGCGCGCGGCGGGCTGAAGCTGGCCGACGAGGTGGAGGACGCGATCGAGGCCCGGCTCGGCGAGCCGTGGCAGCGGCCGGTCGGCGCGGGCATCGGGCGGATCACCGACCTGCCGGACGGGGTGGAGCGCTACGTCGACTACCTGGTGGCCACGGTGCCCAACCGGCTCGACGGGCTGCGGCTGGTGCTCGACACCGCGCACGGCGCCGCCGCCGCGGCGGCCCCGGCGGCGCTGCGCCGGCTCGGCGCCGAGGTGGTCACCATCGGCGACGCGCCGGACGGGAACAACATCAACCACGAGTGCGGCTCCACCCACCTCGAAGCGCTGCGGGCCGCGGTGCTCGAGCAGGGCGCCGACCTCGGCGTGGCGCACGACGGGGACGCGGACCGGATCCTGGCGGTGGACCACACCGGCGAGGTGGTGGACGGCGACCAGATCATGGCCATCCTGGCCCTCTCGCTGCGCGAGCGTGACGCGCTGGCCTCGGACACGGTCGTGGCCACGGTGATGGCGAACCTGGGCTTCAAGATCGCGATGGAGCGGGCCGGGCTCAAGGTGGTGCAGACGGCCGTGGGCGACCGCTACGTGCTCGAGGCGATGCGCGAGGGCGGCTTCGTGCTGGGCGGCGAGCAGTCCGGCCACATCATCATGCAGGAGTACGCGACCACCGGCGACGGCGTGCTGGCCGGGCTGCACCTGCTGGCCCGGGTGGCCGAGAGCGGCAAGCCGCTGGCCGAGCTCGCCGCGGTGATGCGCAAGCTGCCGCAGGTGATGGTGAACGTGAAGGACGTGGACAAGTCCCTGCTGGCCGCGAGCGTGGAGCTGGCCGCGGCGGTGACCGAGGCCGAGGCCGAGCTCGGCGCGAACGGCCGGGTGCTGCTGCGCCCCTCCGGCACCGAGCCGCTGGTGCGGGTGATGGTCGAGGCGCAGACGCAGGACCAGGCCGAGCAGATCGCGCACCGGCTGGCCGAGGCGGTGCGCTCGGCGCTGACGGTGGCCGAGGCGGCTTGA
- the rpsI gene encoding 30S ribosomal protein S9, giving the protein MSDLTTDVETLDDEEVPETYTTETAPAADAPVRRAANLVPAGGTGRRKEAVARVRIVPGTGKWKINGRTLDQYFPNKVHQQEVNEPFHVLELDDQYDVIARINGGGISGQAGALRLGIARALNEADVEANRPTLKKAGFLTRDARATERKKAGLKKARKAPQYSKR; this is encoded by the coding sequence GTGTCCGACCTGACCACCGACGTCGAGACCCTCGACGACGAAGAAGTTCCCGAGACCTACACGACGGAGACCGCCCCGGCCGCCGACGCCCCCGTGCGCCGCGCCGCCAACCTGGTCCCGGCGGGTGGCACCGGCCGTCGCAAGGAGGCGGTCGCGCGCGTGCGCATCGTCCCCGGCACCGGCAAGTGGAAGATCAACGGCCGTACCCTCGACCAGTACTTCCCGAACAAGGTCCACCAGCAGGAAGTCAACGAGCCGTTCCACGTGCTCGAGCTGGACGACCAGTACGACGTGATCGCCCGGATCAACGGCGGCGGCATCTCCGGCCAGGCCGGTGCGCTGCGCCTGGGCATCGCCCGCGCCCTGAACGAGGCCGACGTCGAGGCGAACCGCCCGACCCTGAAGAAGGCCGGCTTCCTGACCCGGGACGCGCGCGCGACCGAGCGCAAGAAGGCGGGTCTCAAGAAGGCGCGCAAGGCGCCTCAGTACTCGAAGCGTTAA
- the rplM gene encoding 50S ribosomal protein L13: MRTYSPKPGEVERKWYVIDATDIVLGRLASQTAILLRGKHKPQFAPHVDTGDFVIIVNAEKVHLSGNKREDKLAYRHSGYPGGLRSVKYGDLIDKDPRKALEKAVRGMLPHNSLGREMLKKLKVYGGPNHPHAAQQPVAFELSQVAQ; encoded by the coding sequence GTGCGTACGTACAGCCCCAAGCCCGGCGAGGTCGAGCGCAAGTGGTACGTCATCGACGCCACTGACATCGTTCTCGGCCGGCTCGCCAGCCAGACGGCCATCCTGCTGCGCGGCAAGCACAAGCCGCAGTTCGCTCCGCACGTGGACACCGGTGACTTCGTCATCATCGTCAACGCGGAGAAGGTCCACCTGTCCGGCAACAAGCGCGAGGACAAGCTCGCCTACCGTCACTCGGGCTACCCGGGTGGTCTGCGTTCGGTCAAGTACGGCGACCTGATCGACAAGGACCCGCGCAAGGCCCTCGAGAAGGCCGTGCGCGGCATGCTCCCGCACAACAGCCTCGGGCGCGAGATGCTCAAGAAGCTGAAGGTCTACGGCGGACCGAACCACCCGCACGCCGCACAGCAGCCCGTTGCGTTCGAGCTGTCCCAAGTCGCCCAGTAA
- the truA gene encoding tRNA pseudouridine(38-40) synthase TruA gives MTRVTRVRLDLAYDGTEFAGWARQRSGVRTVQQVLEEALTAVLRVSEPVQLTVAGRTDSGVHASGQVAHFDLPDGVWAAHQEKLLRRLAGKLPMDVRVAKVSVAPEGFDARFAATSRRYIYRVCDSKVGTLPTRRGFVLWHNRELDLDRLTEASKLLLGEHDFAAYCKKREGATTIRRLLDVHWERTRPDEVAATIEADAFCHSMVRALVAALLMAGDGRCAPEFPAEVLAGRERHPSVNVLPPHGLTLEEVKYPDDAELAARVEETRRIRVLGC, from the coding sequence ATGACGCGGGTGACCCGGGTACGGCTGGACCTGGCCTACGACGGCACGGAGTTCGCCGGCTGGGCCAGGCAGCGCAGTGGCGTGCGGACGGTGCAGCAGGTGCTGGAGGAGGCGCTCACGGCGGTGCTGCGGGTGTCCGAGCCGGTGCAGTTGACCGTGGCCGGGCGCACCGACTCCGGCGTGCACGCGTCCGGGCAGGTCGCGCACTTCGACCTGCCGGACGGCGTCTGGGCCGCGCACCAGGAGAAGCTGCTGCGCCGCCTCGCCGGGAAGCTGCCGATGGACGTGCGCGTGGCGAAGGTGTCGGTAGCGCCTGAGGGCTTCGACGCTCGGTTCGCGGCCACCTCGCGCCGCTACATCTACCGGGTCTGCGACTCGAAGGTCGGCACGCTGCCCACTCGGCGCGGATTCGTGCTCTGGCACAACCGCGAGCTCGACCTCGACCGGCTGACCGAGGCGTCGAAACTGCTGCTCGGCGAGCACGACTTCGCCGCCTACTGCAAGAAGCGCGAAGGCGCGACCACCATCCGCCGGCTGCTCGACGTGCACTGGGAGCGCACCCGGCCGGACGAGGTCGCGGCCACCATCGAGGCCGACGCGTTCTGCCACTCCATGGTGCGCGCCCTCGTCGCCGCGCTGCTCATGGCCGGCGACGGCCGCTGCGCGCCGGAGTTCCCGGCCGAGGTGCTCGCCGGCAGGGAGCGGCACCCGTCGGTCAATGTCCTGCCACCGCACGGACTGACGTTGGAGGAGGTCAAGTACCCCGACGACGCCGAGCTCGCGGCCCGGGTGGAGGAGACCCGGAGGATAAGGGTGCTGGGTTGCTGA
- the rplQ gene encoding 50S ribosomal protein L17: MPAPKKGPRLGGSGVHQKHILANLAKSLIEHERITTTEAKARQLRPFVEPLITKAKKGDLHSRRQVAATLELRNTPFYSGRDTLYKLFEEIAPRYVARPGGYTRIVKLGPRRGDNAPMAIIELVEPLTVAQEATREAEAATKRSAKDKAAKAEAPVVEDEAPAAEAAEVEDEAVEETTES; encoded by the coding sequence ATGCCCGCCCCCAAGAAGGGTCCGCGTCTCGGCGGTTCCGGTGTGCACCAGAAGCACATCCTGGCGAACCTGGCCAAGTCGCTGATCGAGCACGAGCGGATCACCACCACCGAGGCCAAGGCCCGTCAGCTGCGCCCGTTCGTCGAGCCGCTGATCACCAAGGCCAAGAAGGGCGACCTGCACTCGCGTCGCCAGGTGGCCGCGACCCTGGAGCTGCGCAACACGCCGTTCTACAGCGGCCGTGACACGCTCTACAAGCTCTTCGAAGAGATCGCGCCGCGCTACGTGGCCCGTCCGGGTGGTTACACCCGCATCGTCAAGCTCGGCCCGCGTCGCGGCGACAACGCCCCGATGGCGATCATCGAGCTCGTCGAGCCGCTGACGGTCGCTCAGGAGGCCACGCGCGAGGCCGAGGCCGCGACCAAGCGTTCGGCCAAGGACAAGGCCGCCAAGGCCGAGGCTCCGGTCGTCGAGGACGAGGCGCCCGCCGCCGAGGCCGCCGAGGTCGAGGACGAGGCGGTCGAGGAGACCACCGAGTCCTGA
- a CDS encoding DNA-directed RNA polymerase subunit alpha, which translates to MLIAQRPTLTEEVVDEFRSRFTIEPLEPGFGYTLGNSLRRTLLSSIPGAAVTSLRIDGVLHEFQTIPGVKEDVTDMILNIKGLVVSSEHDEPVVMYLRKQGPGIVTAADIAPPAGVEVHNPELILATLNAKGKLEMELTVERGRGYVSAVQNKQPGQEIGRIPVDSIYSPVLKVKYEVQATRVEQRTDFDKLVVDVETKQCLRPRDAVASAGKTLVELFGLARELNVEAEGIDMGPSPTDAALAADLALPIEELELTVRSYNCLKREGIHTVGELVARSEADLLDIRNFGAKSIDEVKAKLHGMGLALKDSPPGFDPSAALAATDEGYEDDDLSFAETEQY; encoded by the coding sequence TTGCTCATCGCTCAGCGCCCCACGCTGACCGAAGAGGTCGTCGACGAATTCCGCTCCCGGTTCACCATCGAGCCGCTGGAGCCGGGCTTCGGCTACACCCTCGGCAACTCGCTGCGCCGCACCCTGCTCTCCTCGATCCCGGGTGCCGCCGTCACCAGCCTGCGCATCGACGGCGTGCTGCACGAGTTCCAGACCATCCCGGGCGTCAAGGAAGACGTCACCGACATGATCCTGAACATCAAGGGTCTGGTCGTCTCCTCCGAGCACGACGAGCCGGTCGTGATGTACCTGCGCAAGCAGGGCCCCGGCATCGTCACCGCCGCCGACATCGCCCCGCCGGCCGGCGTCGAGGTGCACAACCCCGAGCTGATCCTGGCCACGCTCAACGCCAAGGGCAAGCTGGAGATGGAGCTCACGGTCGAGCGCGGCCGCGGCTACGTCTCCGCCGTGCAGAACAAGCAGCCCGGCCAGGAGATCGGTCGGATCCCGGTCGACTCGATCTACTCGCCGGTGCTCAAGGTCAAGTACGAGGTCCAGGCCACCCGAGTCGAGCAGCGCACCGACTTCGACAAGCTGGTCGTGGACGTCGAGACCAAGCAGTGCCTGCGTCCCCGCGACGCGGTGGCCTCGGCCGGCAAGACCCTGGTCGAGCTGTTCGGCCTGGCCCGCGAGCTCAACGTCGAGGCCGAGGGCATCGACATGGGCCCGTCCCCGACGGACGCCGCGCTGGCCGCCGATCTGGCCCTGCCGATCGAGGAGCTGGAGCTCACCGTCCGCTCCTACAACTGCCTCAAGCGCGAGGGCATCCACACCGTGGGCGAGCTCGTCGCGCGTTCCGAGGCGGACCTGCTCGACATCCGCAACTTCGGCGCGAAGTCGATCGACGAGGTCAAGGCCAAGCTGCACGGCATGGGCCTGGCGCTGAAGGACTCGCCCCCCGGGTTCGACCCGTCGGCCGCCCTCGCCGCCACCGACGAGGGCTACGAGGACGACGACCTGTCGTTCGCGGAGACCGAGCAGTACTAA
- the rpsD gene encoding 30S ribosomal protein S4, producing the protein MARYTGADCKRCRREKTKLFLKGAKCESAKCPIEIRPYPPGEHGRGRSKDSEYLLQMREKQKCARIYGVLEKQFRGYYEEASRKQGKTGENLLRILETRLDNVVYRAGFAKSRDHARQLVRHGHITLNGHKADIPSMRVTENDIVEVRKSSLELTPFVVARAEAGDRTSPAWLEVVPSKMRVLVHALPQRGAIDTLVQEQLIVEFYSK; encoded by the coding sequence ATGGCCCGTTACACCGGAGCCGACTGCAAGCGGTGCCGCCGCGAGAAGACGAAGCTCTTCCTCAAGGGCGCCAAGTGCGAGTCGGCGAAGTGCCCCATCGAGATCCGTCCGTACCCCCCGGGCGAGCACGGCCGCGGCCGCTCGAAGGACAGCGAGTACCTGCTGCAGATGCGCGAGAAGCAGAAGTGCGCGCGTATCTACGGCGTGCTCGAGAAGCAGTTCCGCGGCTACTACGAGGAAGCCAGCCGCAAGCAGGGCAAGACCGGCGAGAACCTGCTGCGCATCCTCGAGACCCGGCTCGACAACGTGGTCTACCGCGCGGGCTTCGCCAAGTCCCGTGACCACGCCCGTCAGCTGGTGCGCCACGGCCACATCACGCTCAACGGCCACAAGGCCGACATCCCGTCGATGCGGGTGACCGAGAACGACATCGTCGAGGTGCGCAAGTCCTCGCTCGAGCTCACCCCGTTCGTGGTGGCCCGGGCCGAGGCCGGCGACCGGACGTCACCGGCGTGGCTCGAGGTCGTGCCGTCGAAGATGCGCGTCCTGGTGCACGCGCTCCCGCAGCGCGGCGCGATCGACACGCTCGTGCAGGAGCAGCTGATCGTCGAGTTCTACTCGAAGTAA
- the rpsK gene encoding 30S ribosomal protein S11, with translation MPPKSRQAAAAAKTKVRRKEKKNVAHGHAHIKSTFNNTIVSITDPQGNVIAWASSGQVGFKGSRKSTPYAAQMTAEAAARRAMEHGMRKVDVFVKGPGSGRETAIRSLQQTGLEVGSINDVTPSPHNGCRPPKRRRV, from the coding sequence ATGCCTCCCAAGAGCCGTCAGGCTGCGGCAGCCGCCAAGACCAAGGTGCGCCGCAAGGAGAAGAAGAACGTCGCTCACGGGCACGCCCACATCAAGAGCACGTTCAACAACACGATCGTCTCGATCACCGACCCGCAGGGCAACGTGATCGCCTGGGCTTCGTCCGGCCAGGTCGGCTTCAAGGGTTCGCGCAAGTCGACCCCCTACGCCGCCCAGATGACCGCCGAAGCCGCCGCTCGCCGCGCCATGGAGCACGGCATGCGCAAGGTGGACGTGTTCGTCAAGGGTCCGGGCTCCGGCCGCGAGACCGCGATCCGTTCGCTGCAGCAGACCGGCCTCGAGGTCGGGTCCATCAACGATGTGACCCCGTCCCCGCACAACGGCTGCCGTCCGCCGAAGCGCCGCCGCGTCTGA
- the rpsM gene encoding 30S ribosomal protein S13 — MARLVGVDLPREKRVEIALTYIYGIGRTRAQATCAGAGISPDLRVKDLSEDDLIKLRDWIDANYKTEGDLRREVAADIRRKMEIGCYQGLRHRKGLPVRGQRTHTNARTRKGPRRAIAGKKKPGKK, encoded by the coding sequence ATGGCTCGCCTCGTCGGAGTCGACCTCCCCCGTGAGAAGCGGGTGGAGATCGCGCTGACCTACATCTACGGCATCGGCCGTACCCGGGCGCAGGCTACCTGCGCCGGGGCCGGGATCTCCCCGGACCTCCGCGTCAAGGACCTGTCCGAAGACGACCTGATCAAGCTGCGCGACTGGATCGACGCCAACTACAAGACCGAGGGTGACCTCCGTCGCGAGGTGGCCGCCGACATCCGTCGCAAGATGGAGATCGGGTGCTACCAGGGTCTGCGCCACCGCAAGGGCCTCCCGGTCCGCGGCCAGCGCACCCACACCAACGCGCGTACCCGCAAGGGCCCGCGTCGCGCCATCGCCGGCAAGAAGAAGCCGGGCAAGAAGTAG
- the rpmJ gene encoding 50S ribosomal protein L36, whose product MKVKPSVKKICDKCKVIRRNGRVMVICENLRHKQRQG is encoded by the coding sequence GTGAAGGTCAAGCCGAGCGTCAAGAAGATCTGCGACAAGTGCAAGGTGATCCGCCGTAACGGCCGGGTCATGGTGATCTGCGAGAACCTCCGGCACAAGCAGCGCCAGGGCTAG
- the infA gene encoding translation initiation factor IF-1: MAKKEGAIEIEGTVVESLPNAMFRVELQNGHQVLAHISGKMRMHYIRILPDDRVVVELSPYDLTRGRIVYRYK, from the coding sequence ATGGCCAAGAAAGAAGGGGCCATCGAGATCGAGGGCACCGTCGTCGAATCTCTGCCCAACGCCATGTTCCGGGTGGAGTTGCAGAACGGGCACCAAGTTCTTGCGCACATCAGCGGAAAGATGCGGATGCACTACATCCGCATCCTGCCGGATGACCGGGTCGTCGTCGAGCTCAGCCCGTACGACCTGACCCGTGGGCGGATCGTCTACCGGTACAAGTAA
- a CDS encoding DUF1707 SHOCT-like domain-containing protein produces the protein MGKNDGAGALNPAIRASDADRERVVEILRQNNVEGRLTSDEFEERMSAAYAAKTMGALAELTTDLPVDLAAHTRQQAELARRQAAQVPMTKQMRAAVSSWASLAVVLTVIWAVTGAGYYWPGWPLGVLAALGLSRGIKEWGRR, from the coding sequence ATGGGGAAGAACGATGGCGCCGGCGCCCTGAACCCGGCGATACGGGCGTCCGACGCGGATCGCGAACGGGTCGTGGAGATCCTGCGGCAGAACAACGTCGAAGGACGGCTGACCTCGGACGAGTTCGAGGAGCGGATGAGCGCCGCGTACGCCGCCAAGACGATGGGGGCGCTGGCCGAGCTGACCACGGACCTGCCGGTGGACCTCGCCGCGCACACCCGGCAGCAGGCGGAGCTCGCCCGCAGGCAGGCGGCGCAGGTGCCGATGACCAAGCAGATGCGCGCCGCCGTCTCGAGCTGGGCGAGCCTGGCCGTCGTGCTCACCGTGATCTGGGCGGTCACCGGAGCCGGCTACTACTGGCCGGGCTGGCCGCTCGGCGTGCTCGCCGCGCTGGGTCTCTCGCGCGGAATCAAGGAGTGGGGCCGGCGCTGA
- the map gene encoding type I methionyl aminopeptidase: MIELKTEEQFALMREAGLIVRGALETLRGEVKDGVTTGGLDAIAEEYIRSHDAVPSFKGYGDPPFPAVICASVNHEVVHGIPGQTVVRDGDILSIDCGAIYQGWHGDAAITVGCGEIGPELAELLRVTEQSMWHGIAAIQDGKKLGEIGSAIQSYVRSQGPYGIVEGYGGHGIGTEMHMDPFVHNQRMLRDPGSRLRMRTGMALAIEPMLALGSKFTLVTDDQWTVVSRDGSPAAHFEQTVCLTEQGLWVTTAEDGGKAGLAPFGVAVHP; this comes from the coding sequence ATGATCGAGCTCAAGACCGAGGAACAGTTCGCGCTGATGCGCGAGGCCGGGCTGATCGTGCGCGGCGCCCTGGAGACGCTGCGCGGCGAGGTCAAGGACGGCGTGACCACCGGAGGGCTGGACGCGATCGCGGAGGAGTACATCCGCTCGCACGACGCCGTCCCCTCGTTCAAGGGCTACGGCGACCCGCCCTTCCCGGCCGTGATCTGCGCCTCGGTCAACCACGAGGTGGTACACGGCATCCCGGGCCAGACCGTGGTGCGCGACGGGGACATCCTGTCCATCGACTGCGGCGCGATCTACCAGGGCTGGCACGGGGACGCGGCGATCACGGTCGGCTGCGGCGAGATCGGCCCGGAACTCGCCGAGCTGCTGCGGGTGACCGAGCAGTCGATGTGGCACGGGATAGCGGCGATCCAGGACGGCAAGAAGCTCGGCGAGATCGGCTCGGCCATCCAGAGCTACGTCCGCTCGCAGGGCCCGTACGGCATCGTCGAGGGCTACGGCGGCCACGGCATCGGCACCGAGATGCACATGGACCCGTTCGTGCACAACCAGCGGATGCTGCGCGACCCCGGCTCCCGGCTGCGGATGCGCACCGGCATGGCCCTGGCGATCGAGCCCATGCTCGCCCTCGGCAGCAAGTTCACCCTCGTCACCGACGACCAGTGGACCGTGGTGAGCCGGGACGGCTCGCCCGCCGCGCACTTCGAGCAGACCGTGTGCCTGACCGAGCAGGGGCTGTGGGTGACCACGGCCGAGGACGGCGGCAAGGCCGGCCTCGCGCCCTTCGGCGTCGCGGTGCACCCCTGA
- a CDS encoding adenylate kinase: MRIVLVGPPGAGKGTQATVVAGRLSIPAISTGDIFRANVTAGTTLGVEAKKYMDQGLLVPDEVTIGLIRDRLTEPDAAAGFLLDGFPRTVPQAEELETMLAGIEVKLDRVVELKVDNDEVVRRISGRRLCRNDNTHIFHVESKPPAEPGVCDVCGGELYQRDDDRAETVRKRLREYEEKTAPIVGFYAERGLLASVEAMGTPDEVTERILTALEAH; this comes from the coding sequence ATGCGCATCGTCCTCGTGGGCCCGCCGGGAGCGGGCAAGGGTACCCAGGCCACGGTCGTCGCCGGACGTCTGAGCATCCCGGCCATCTCCACCGGAGACATCTTCCGGGCGAACGTGACGGCGGGCACCACCCTCGGTGTGGAGGCCAAGAAGTACATGGACCAGGGCCTGCTGGTCCCGGACGAGGTCACCATCGGCCTGATCCGGGACCGGCTGACCGAGCCGGACGCGGCCGCGGGTTTCCTGCTCGACGGCTTCCCGCGCACCGTGCCGCAGGCCGAGGAGCTCGAGACCATGCTCGCCGGCATCGAGGTCAAGCTCGACCGGGTGGTCGAGCTGAAGGTGGACAACGACGAGGTCGTGCGGCGCATCTCCGGCCGCCGGCTGTGCCGCAACGACAACACGCACATCTTCCACGTGGAGTCCAAGCCGCCGGCCGAGCCGGGCGTGTGCGACGTCTGTGGCGGCGAGCTCTACCAGCGCGACGACGACCGCGCGGAGACCGTGCGCAAGCGCCTGCGCGAGTACGAGGAGAAGACCGCCCCGATCGTCGGCTTCTACGCCGAGCGCGGCCTGCTCGCCTCGGTCGAGGCCATGGGCACGCCGGACGAGGTCACCGAGCGGATCCTGACCGCGCTCGAAGCGCACTAG